In one Lolium rigidum isolate FL_2022 chromosome 3, APGP_CSIRO_Lrig_0.1, whole genome shotgun sequence genomic region, the following are encoded:
- the LOC124695510 gene encoding E3 ubiquitin-protein ligase EL5-like: MSSSEMDSSSLDSQLRFDAYAVLVAFGVAAVLVVCFWQLYKLTVSARPQDMLPVSSSGSGGGKAPRQSDIAALPVFVHGGAAGVECAVCLAEMADGEKGRLLPGCGHRFHVECVDRWFRTNSTCPLCRVAVFGEPSAVEAHKVVPAAAAPAVAVLQV; encoded by the coding sequence ATGTCGAGCTCTGAgatggactcgtcgtcgctggacAGCCAACTCAGGTTCGACGCGTACGCGGTGCTGGTGGCGTTCGGCGTGGCGGCCGTCCTCGTCGTCTGCTTCTGGCAGCTCTACAAGCTCACCGTGTCCGCGCGCCCGCAGGACATGCTGCCCGTCTCCTCCTCTGGCTCCGGCGGCGGCAAGGCTCCGAGGCAGAGCGACATCGCGGCGCTGCCGGTGTTCGTGCACGGCGGCGCGGCTGGCGTGGAGTGCGCGGTGTGCCTGGCGGAGATGGCGGACGGGGAGAAGGGGCGGCTCCTGCCCGGTTGCGGGCACAGGTTCCACGTCGAGTGCGTCGACCGGTGGTTCCGGACCAACTCGACGTGCCCGCTCTGCCGGGTCGCGGTCTTCGGCGAGCCGAGCGCGGTGGAGGCGCACAAGGTTGTCCCCGCGGCTGCTGCCCCTGCCGTGGCTGTGCTGCAAGTTTGA